A portion of the Rhodococcus pseudokoreensis genome contains these proteins:
- a CDS encoding mycofactocin-coupled SDR family oxidoreductase has translation MGTLDGKVALVTGGARGQGLAHAHALANEGADVVLLDICEQISSVQYGLATEADLTLAAKSVGALGVRVATHKVDARSSSALDVAVEETIATFGSIDIVVINHGIWTRGALWDLTDEDWLDTIDVNLNGVWRTLKAVAPQLIKQRSGSVIITASVNGVEAQAGAAHYTAAKHGALGLMKAAALEFAPHGIRVNAILPGFVDTAMTNWQGCYDMTGGKPGSTRADHEVAARHWHAIGGLIEPNEISGAVVFLASDAARRVTGVELPVDSGHLVLSTFNPNPS, from the coding sequence ATGGGAACTCTCGACGGGAAGGTCGCGCTGGTTACCGGCGGCGCACGTGGCCAGGGCCTGGCACATGCACACGCACTGGCGAACGAGGGCGCGGATGTCGTGCTGCTCGACATCTGTGAGCAAATCAGCTCGGTTCAGTATGGGCTGGCAACCGAGGCGGATCTCACGCTCGCAGCGAAGTCCGTTGGCGCGCTGGGTGTACGGGTCGCCACGCACAAGGTAGATGCCCGCTCGTCATCCGCCCTCGATGTGGCGGTGGAAGAGACGATTGCCACGTTCGGAAGCATCGACATCGTGGTGATCAATCACGGCATCTGGACGCGGGGAGCATTGTGGGATCTGACCGACGAGGACTGGCTCGACACCATCGATGTCAACCTCAACGGGGTGTGGCGGACGCTGAAAGCTGTAGCACCGCAGCTGATCAAGCAGCGATCTGGATCAGTGATCATCACGGCATCGGTCAACGGGGTGGAGGCGCAGGCCGGCGCCGCTCATTACACCGCGGCCAAGCACGGTGCGCTCGGCCTGATGAAAGCCGCCGCACTGGAATTCGCTCCCCATGGCATTCGGGTCAACGCAATTCTGCCCGGGTTTGTCGACACTGCGATGACAAACTGGCAGGGCTGCTATGACATGACCGGTGGAAAGCCGGGCTCAACCCGCGCCGATCACGAGGTCGCGGCGCGCCATTGGCACGCGATCGGAGGTCTGATCGAGCCCAACGAGATCAGCGGAGCTGTCGTGTTCCTCGCTTCCGATGCTGCGCGCCGAGTCACCGGAGTTGAACTCCCGGTCGACAGCGGCCACCTGGTCCTGTCCACCTTCAACCCGAACCCGAGCTGA
- a CDS encoding LLM class flavin-dependent oxidoreductase, translating to MGNPRATVEFGAFLAPWHKIETDANTAIHQDLQLVEHMDKLGFAEFWIGEHHSGGVEIVSSPEMFLAAAAQRTSRIKLGLGVVSLPYHHPFMVADRLVLLDHLSRGRVIFGAGPGQLADDAHMIGIDPVESRRKMEQAFDVIHRLLDGETVTEETDWFKIQDAYLHVSPYSTIEKAVTATVSPTGPKLAGKYGAGILSLAATNPMGVELLAGHWDLAEQIAAENGRTVSRDQWRLTGLMHVAETEEQARADCRHGLLDLMNYLSHVTPGFDPAPDVDTLIDGVNESGLAVIGTPEMAIAQIERLQEKSGGFGKFLVLHGEWAPQPAALRSFELIAERVAPEFSGARTPRQRGYDQVVNSNRAGADATAAGQAAAQKQFAAERAVSVG from the coding sequence ATGGGTAACCCACGCGCAACCGTCGAGTTCGGGGCATTCCTCGCACCGTGGCACAAGATCGAGACGGATGCGAACACCGCGATTCACCAGGACCTGCAGCTTGTCGAGCACATGGACAAACTAGGATTCGCCGAGTTCTGGATCGGTGAGCATCACTCCGGTGGTGTGGAGATCGTGTCGTCTCCGGAGATGTTCCTCGCCGCCGCAGCTCAGCGGACGTCGCGGATCAAACTGGGGCTCGGCGTCGTCTCGCTGCCCTATCACCACCCGTTCATGGTTGCCGACCGGTTGGTGCTGCTCGATCACCTCAGCCGAGGGCGTGTCATATTCGGTGCTGGACCCGGTCAGCTCGCAGACGACGCCCACATGATCGGCATCGACCCGGTAGAGAGCCGGCGCAAGATGGAGCAGGCTTTCGACGTGATTCACCGTCTCCTTGACGGTGAGACGGTCACCGAGGAGACGGATTGGTTCAAGATCCAGGACGCCTACCTGCATGTTTCGCCGTACTCGACCATCGAGAAGGCCGTCACGGCCACGGTGTCCCCGACCGGTCCCAAGCTCGCGGGTAAGTACGGGGCAGGCATCCTCTCGCTCGCGGCCACGAACCCGATGGGTGTCGAGCTGCTCGCGGGCCATTGGGACCTCGCCGAGCAGATCGCAGCCGAGAACGGACGCACTGTTTCTCGTGACCAGTGGCGACTCACGGGCCTGATGCATGTGGCCGAGACCGAGGAGCAGGCACGAGCGGACTGCCGGCACGGACTGTTGGACCTGATGAACTATCTCTCGCACGTCACCCCGGGCTTCGATCCCGCCCCGGACGTCGACACTCTCATTGACGGCGTCAATGAGAGCGGACTCGCTGTCATCGGAACCCCGGAGATGGCGATCGCACAGATCGAGCGGTTGCAGGAGAAGTCCGGAGGATTCGGCAAGTTCCTCGTTCTGCACGGTGAGTGGGCTCCGCAGCCGGCGGCGCTGCGGAGCTTCGAGCTGATCGCAGAGCGGGTCGCACCGGAGTTCAGTGGCGCGCGCACTCCGCGACAGCGTGGCTACGACCAGGTAGTCAACAGCAACCGTGCCGGTGCGGATGCCACCGCCGCCGGCCAGGCCGCCGCTCAGAAGCAATTCGCGGCCGAACGCGCCGTGAGCGTGGGCTGA